One Ranitomeya imitator isolate aRanImi1 chromosome 4, aRanImi1.pri, whole genome shotgun sequence genomic window, taccattttgcggTTCATATGGTTCAAttataattgcattttattgcatttctTAGACTGTGAAGTAGCAAGTTGGCAACCAATATATGGCAATTCTGCTTTTTCAATTTATTTTTAACgtactattaaaaaaaaattatatatattgatGTATCTGCCTCTTGTTGAtatggcaatgttttttttttcttaatgtcaTATTTTTAATTGggaaaaagggggtgattttaatatttatatttttaaaaactgaaAACTTATTTTTTATTCCTAATAGGCAACTTGCATTGCATTATGTAGTAAATTTAATAATTTCCTATGATGCAATCACAGACCCAGCTACAGACTTAGCGTCATAGAGAAGAAAAACCCAGTTGCATATTAAATGCCAGAAGTGGGGATACTAAGTAGTATCAACCCACAATTATTAAATTATATAAACTCCATAAATAACTTTATAACCAGGAGAAAGATTGGAGTAACAAATTAAAGAGTAAAAAAGTGCAAAATTTATTAGGAATCATCAAAATACACACTACCCGCCATCATTTAGGGTTGATTGTCATCTTGCTGGTCTTGTGCACAAAGTTCTGGTAAGTCTTGCCATTTAATCATTATACAGCCCTCTTTTGTTTCATGGGTAATGACTTGAGTATACCGCACCTGGCTTGACTTACCTTGCAATTTGCTGGCATCCAGTCCTGGTGGATGCATTACTTCATGATCTATTACCATGTGCACATTACCATTATGTACATTCCTATGCGTCCGTTGAGTTTGGCAATTTTATAGTGTGTATTTTGATGATTCCTAATAAATTTTGCACTTTTTTACTCTTTAATTTGTTACTCCAATCTTTCTCCTGGTTGTAAAAATATAGACTTAGCGTCATATAAGAACAGAGATAGAGAACAGTTGTGCCCTCTGTATGCCCCTTCTACCAGACAACCCATCGACACCCCACAATGGCATCTTAGGAAGCTGGTAAATGCCCTATTCTGTATGGTAGGGGGATTGCATCAGTAAACAGCAGCAACAATCCAATCCAGGGTGTTCAGTTAAAAATTAAAGTTTATTCCACCATCAAATGAACAACGTTTCAACCTGTTATAGGTCTTTATCAAGTACAATAAAACACAGGGCGGGCTTTTATAGTGTGGTTTACAAACATACACCAGTCACTACAAAGACCAAACCCTCTATATAAAATACAACAATTGCATGCATATTTCAATAAAAGATACAAAGCCCAAGACAGTAATAGAAATGAACAGCATAATTTAAGATAAAAAGGTGGAACACAATCCCCATATACAGCAACTAAAAAATTGTTTTTGGAACAAAGATGTGATAATCAGCCAATCATAGaaaggcattattattattatttattattatagcgccatttattccatggcgctttacatgtgaggaggggtatacataataaaaacaagtacaataatcttgaacaatacaagtcataactggtacaggaggagagaggaccctgcccgcgagggctcacaatctacaaggaatgggtgaggacacagtaggtgaggatagagctggtcgtgcaacggtttggtcgatcggttgaTACTGCAGGTTGCAGGTTGAAGGCATCAACATTGTCATGGTTACATCATAGGTTATGACTATGCAACTAACcctaaatgtagatccaaagaaagGACTCCTATAAAAGTGCGCCAAAAGAAAAATTGGAGACATACTCAAGGTGTGTCCTCAACCCTCCAATGGTGCGGAGCATCAAAGATATCCCAGTAACCACAACCCTATCACTGTTCTGATCGCAGAAGTCCATCACGCATGTGTGCCCGACGTTCAATTGCGCGGACAGACCAGCGAACGTCACCAATGGAGCGGTCACCTGATCGCAACCCAGGAAGTAGGTTCCTTGAAGATTTTGGATGTGCGTCCTTCTCAGTGAGTGCTGCCAGCTACCTTTCTCTGGACTCAAACAGCAGCAAGTCTTGACATTATGAGCTCACTCTATAAACCCACAGCAAACATACGCCACACATGGATGTGGGAAAGGGTTTAATAAATACTGATGAGTTATTATGATATCATATAGAGACTGTGGGCAGAATTAATGTGGTACTCATGTAGTCAGTGCTCTCCCAGCTCTTACATTTTACCACACATTGTGTGACGATCTTTTAATAAGTATGGACCAGTGCCTGTACCTATAAATGGCCGGGCTGTAAAGACACTTGCCCGATATGTTCTTGCTCAGCTGGTAGTCGGAACTTCCCCCCACGGAATTGAAGCTGGAACCGTCCACTATAGTCTTTTGTCCTATGGCTGGTCACTGTGGCTGAAATGTGAGTGACCTATGATTTGACACATACAAATCACTTTCAACATGAAAATAGAACACATAAGTATAAAACAAGGGTGTAAAAACTTTTAGGTTCTAGGGCTACATTGTCAGATTGTAGGTATGCAAAGGAATGCAAGCAGGAATAGATGACATACATATTGTTTCTGTACCTGGCAAATGTTCAGCACAAAATAGAATAGCAACAAGCATAAGAAGGCGAAACTTGGGGTGGAGGCATGCAGGGCATGGGACCCAAGCGCACAATTCAAGGGCACCAAGTTCATTGTGACAAACAAACATTCACCagtcagttcaagttcatcaagTTGTAACGTGTAGGATAGTGGTGAAACCGggtgtatgtgtccaaatctgcgctGCTGATAGAGATGAATGGCGCACGATATTCTTCAAATCTTTATTTCAAACAGGTTAATAGTTAACGCGTTTCGAGGTCATGccggacctcttcctcaggacaaaaccttaCAAGTGGATTGTCAGATTGGCACGTTCTTATATGctatctcattttttttttaatactctctaaaaaaaaaaacaaaaaaaaaaaaaacgccaaactAGGCACAAGACAAGTCAAAGTTCATAAGGCAAAAACATCACAAACAATTATTAACAATTATTAAATACAATACAAACACGTAACAAATCTACGAATAAAATGAACCAAGcagagaaagaaaaataaaaaacaggtatttatataaaaatgtataaaaatgatTGCTGAATAAAAAGCTCCTTTATCAAAACATGTGAATTTGTCTTTGAGAAACATCCCATCCGAGATTCAAACTCATGTTCATATGACCTGAAGTTACTAAGCCTGAGTCATTAGGGCAGCAGCCACTCAAGCCGCTTACGTTGTGATCAATGGTAAGAATGTGTAAACTGCATCAGGTCACCAGGAACATACTCTAGACCTGGCTAACGCTAGAAGACAGACTGCTGCTGGCTAAGGATGACGGATCAATGAATGGGTAACTCCCGGGAATAAAGCTTCATGTGTGTTACACAAATGTACAGAATTAAATCAAAAAATGCTGGCGATAAAACTTTTTTTAGGAATAGCACAGGTCTGCTTATGTAGGTCTGGGCTGATTCCTCGCCTTTCTCAAACTTATCCttacgcccgtgtcacatgaccgtgggtcaccaatgggttggcatggcaaccagagatctccagtagacctctatggttatcactgctggattgctatgagcgttgcctggtggtcggcgctcatagcaagtcagcaattctactacatacaggtgatctgatcatcgcctgtatgtagcagagaagatcgggttatggcagcttctagcctgccatggagactattgaagcatgccaaaagtaaaaaaaaatgtttttcaaaaaataaaaaaatatataaaagttcaaatcacccccctttcgccccattcaaaataaaacaataataaaatcaaacttacacatatttggtattgccgcgttcagaatcgtccaatctatcaaaataaaataaaattaacctgattgctaaacggtgtagcgagaaaaatgtCAAAACTACGTTTTTTTTGGTTGACGCAACATtatgttaaaatgcaataacgggtgatcaaaagatcatatttgcaccaaaattctatcattaaaaatgtgtggactcatcccacaaaaaaacaagcccttaaatggccatattgactgaaaaataaaaaagttatggctctgggaagaaggggagcaaaaaatggaaacgcaaaaatgaaaatacctccagtTATGAAGGGGTTATAAAggtcacttagtctgtttcagtaggctccacaatcatggggaagactgctgacctgacagatgtccagaaggcagtcattgacacactatacaagaagggtaagccacaaaaggtcattgctagggttgagcgacttttacttttttagggtcgagtctcaaaagtcgagtcgagtgaaatcggaggattatggcgaaaagtcggggatcgaccgaaacacgaaacccaatgcaaagtcaatgggaaatctacctttttttttctctctctctctctctctctctctctctcagaaaagctggtgttacacattgcaaatcgctacagcgcacaagcgacaagatggcgataggcacgcccctaagacctatgtcatcactctgcccacgctccttcattggctgaaaaaatggcgccaaacgcgtcatacgaaatgtgactttggcgcgaagatcgctgaccgcatggccgatcccacactaggattgggtcgggtttcatgaaacccgactttgccaaaagtcggcgacttttgaatttgtccgatccatttcgctcaagcctagtcattgctaaagaagctggctggtcacagagtgctgtatccaagcatattaatggaaagctgagtggaaggaaaaagtgtgttagAAAAAGGTGCGCAGGCAACcgggataacagcagccttgaaaggattgttaaggggaacttgtcaccccccaggcgtttgtaactaaaagagccaccttgtgctgcactaaggccaggatcacacgcaacgagatacggccgagtctcgcaggttaaaaccaagctctggcaccggcactccagagcggagcgtgcggccgcatagcaacacatggagccgcacgctccgctccggagtgctggtgccagagcttggttttaacctgcgagactcggccgtatctctctgtagtgtgactccggcctaatgctgcattctgacaaggtggctcttttagttcgggtccctggcactgctgcaataatctcttttgaaatttgtccctcatacttgtgaaatcgccaggggggggggggcaggtctttcccccctaatccagacaccTCAAAAAGAAGCTGCAGTAAAAAACACATGTTTCCTTTCCTTGTTTTTTCTTCCGCTTTTTGTATGCTAGATATGTCTCTTGTGCGTGCTGATAACGTTTAGTGCCCCCCCCAAAAGTACTATACTATAGGATcaagttttggcacaaaaaaaaaacgcagcaaaacctgatacctgcgtcttTGTGGTGGAAATTCAGCGTTTTTTCACTACCcgttcatttcaatgggtgaaaaatgctgaaagttgTGAAAGAGGTGACATGCTCTATGGTGCAAAAAAACATGCACAGCACTAAATCCTGATGACAACACCAAGGTGTGTGCGTGAGGTTTGTGAATCTCATACACATGgccggtactgtaaaacgcagctgaaaatttgcattaaaaaaacgctgaaaaagcgcctggtgtgaacttagccttatagcTATGTAATAAATGTTTACGATCATCATGGCGATCACAGTGCCCAGATGACAATTATGACTGGATCCAACAGAGCTTCTAATCTGACCCCTAGGCCTTGTGCCCACCTGCCTGACATACGCCGTGGATGGTCGTGGGAATGAGATCTGCGGTGCCGGTGTAATATCAGAGGATTTTCTGCATGCGGATCCGCATTGTGGAGACGTGCCCTACCGGATCCTGATAGGAGCCGGTACTGTCCGCAGGACCTCAGGCGGACAGCACTAGGACATAAATGGCAGCACGCGCTCTTCTCGTCCGTATTTCTGATGAGACGCCCCTATAGAAGTCCATGGGGGCAATGAAAGTGGCATCCCGCACAGGTCAGCCGTATTGTGTGGCATCTTTACATAGCATACTGTATTTGTTCTTGTATATTTGCTCACTGCTGATGACCACACAGGGAAGGTCAGCGTTTGTCCTGGGCACCCTCGGGGGCACCTGTCACCTGACGTCACGGGTGATGATGGATGCCTCCAGCAGGCGCCTGTGCAGCCGCGGATCGTTACAGGTACGGCATTGGCAGCGGGATGCGTCCTCCTCCAGGTGAGGGATGCTGCGGGGGAGTGCGGCAGACATGACCGATGCCGGCAGAGCACTGCTGCACTGGCTCGCTCCCCCGGTGACAGGGCCAGGGATGGCGGATCCGTGCGTGAATGGCAGCGGTAACTGCTCCCCCGGCTGGCCGGCCCCTCTGGGCGCTGCGGAGGGCATCCCCCGGTACCTGGggctgctgctgatgctgctgctgGACGTGGTGGCCGTGGCCGGCAATGTGGCGGTGGCCGCCGTCATCCTGAAGACCCCGCGGCTCCGGAAATTCCTCTTCGTGGTGCACCTGTGCATTATAGACGCGCTGGCTGCCCTCACTGTGATGCCGCTGGGCATGGTGGCCAGCTGGGTGGCTTTCGGCGAGTCCCTGTGCCAAGCCTACATCTCCCTGGAGGTGTGCCTGAGCAGCGCGTCCATCCTCACCGTGTCTGCCATCCACATCGAGCGCTACTACTACATCGTCCACCCCATGAGGTACGAGGTGAAGATGACCTTGGGCTTGGCCATCTCCGTGCTGGTGTTCATCTGGTTCCAGGCATCCCTCACCTCCACGGTGCCCTTCCTGAGCCAGCATGTGGGCAGTGCCAGCCTGGGGAATGCCACTCGCTGCTCACTGCAGAGGAATGCGGGCGGGCACAAGAAAGTGTTTGTGACCTTCTTTGTGGTGGTCTACTTTGTGCTGCCCCTTGTTATTATACTGACAGTATACTGTAATGTCTTTAAAGTGGCCAGAATCGCTGCCATGCAGCATGGACCCATCCCCTCCTGGGCAGCAAGTCCTCGCCAGCGGTCCAACTCTACTGGAAGCCAAACCAACATTGTGCCAGGGAACCGCTCTCACCGTGGGTCGCCAGACAGGACACTGGGAGGCGCGAAAGCAGCGTTTACCCTCATGATCATAGGCGGACAGTTCGTTATGTGCTGGTTCCCTTATTTTGTGTACCACGTTCACAATGCCCTAGGAAATGGTTCCTACAAAGGTCCAGCCAGCAAGTGGGAGAACATAGTGAAGTGGCTGGCCTACACCTCCTTCACGGTCAACCCATTCTTCTATGGCTGTCTGAACAGGCAAATCCGAACCGAGCTCGCTCGGATCCCAAAATgtttcctaaagcagtccctggatgAGCAGCTAGGCCTGTCCAGCCATGAGGGGTCCGTAGAGGAGAACTTCCTCCAGTTCCTCCAAAGAACTAGCTGCGTGGTCGAGAGAAGAAACAGTTTTCCTACGTCGTCTACTTCTAAGCTGCTCGTTAATCAAAGTACTTTGAGTTTTAGGATCCCGGGGCAAATTTTGGAAGAAACCCCAGAGTTGCTGGAACATGACCCAAGTGACGGGTTTCGGAGTATGCAGATGTGTCCTAGGCAGGGGAACAATTTAGGGACAACCAAGTGAATGTTCCTCCTGATGAcatcctgctgttgggttgttacATGGGCCCCCATCTTGTAAGATATCTGATTGATCTTATCTTTCTGTATGTAACCTGTGTAGACGAAATATTGTTAGATGATTAAGGAATCCTCAGTGTTTACAGTGAAGGCACAAGCACTTTTTACATGAAGTAGGGACAGATGGCGGCGTAGGCCATGGACTCCGCCAGAGGAGTATCTGTGGTGGGGTTTGTTCTAGATGTGGGACTCTCATCACAGAATGACTGTTCTAACCAAGTGCGGGCGCTCCATGGCGGGGCAGTCATCTATATACACCTCCCCACCTATCTCCACTCTTCTATGGCTCTATGAGGCCAGAGAGGTCAATCAAAGAGGTGGTGTGGAGGATGAGGGAAAaccagcaggtgggaaggtgtatatcaaTGACTGGCAACGCCATGGAGCACCGGCacttggtttgatcagtcattcTGTGCTTTAATGGAGAATTCAGTAGTATGTTGTAACCCCGTCACCATATATATTGCTGGGATATAACTTACCAACCTTTGTGCCAATGTTTGTGTTGTGCCCACGGGCCGTGATGCTCCTTTACAAGCTCTCAATAGATACTAAGCACAAAACAGCAATAAAAATTGCAACACAAGAAAAATGCAGTGTGAGATCTTgattgataaaaaaataaataaaaaaataatatggaAGTGGGATGTATGGCGAGCCCAGCGTTCACATTAGTATAGTGAAGGGTTAATAAgttatttgcattaaaaaaaaaaaaaatgtcgtgTGAAGTCTGAAGGAAAATGTACAAATAATTTTAGGTGCATCTTAAGTCACTCCGagactataataataattttttatttaccgtatatagcgccaacatattccgcagcactttacattatagaatgTCTTTAATAATAGGAACACAGAGCACTGATCTCCGCTAACTCTGAAGAATGACATAAAGCACTGTATAGATATTCACCGTCTGATATTTTACATTTCCTAAATATTAAATTAGGAAAATCTTCAAAATTGTTTTGACCCAATCTAGAAACACCTGATTAATAGCAATGCTACCTGGAATTAACCATCCGAATCACGCGAGCAGGGGCAGCCAGGCTGTATGCTCCTAGCCGCCAGTCTCAGATTACTCAGGTCTGTTCTGTGGCAAATTAGCCGAGAAATTGTCAATGTTCttacaatatttattttttaaatattcctGTTATAATAAATAGATGTATTTTTAGatattatggtaaaaaaaaaaagttttaacacTGTCACATTAATCTTTGTTTCCACTGCATACTGACGGCAATGTAttataaaaggaatctgtcactggGTTTCGCCACCTAATCTTAGAACAGCATCAGGtagagacagaaaccctgattccagcgatactgGGCTACttcttgtagttttgataaaaatcacagcAGATTATCACTAAAAGACTAGGAAACCTGTTGCCAGGTAGCCATATTCACGGGTTCTGTATAAAAACtccaccaccactgattggcagctttctgcctatgcacagtgaacacagaaagaggtcaatcagtggtggggcagggttATATTGAGCTCAGAGATCTGCAGAAGGTAAAACaagagattttatcaaaactgcagcacacAGCTCATTAACTGACATCACTAGAATCAGCGTCTCTGCCCTTAaaggttttttttccacaaacaaaagttcattttaatcaatatatattggaataataataatttccacaattggatgtgtttacataaaatgtccctgtgctgagacaatcttataaatgttcccctgctgtgtaatggctgtgtctgactgtacaggaacatggtctgatcataccacggcTGCTGGGCAGGTGGGGGAGAACAAAaacgtatacagacaggacagcatgggagcaCATCtgattctgtgaggtaaaacatttcactgcctgtttttaagcaatgttttacctcaaagaaaggatCATTTGCAATCCCaggctgtcctgcctgtatactcttttgcttcctcccccgcccaggagctgtggtatgatcagaccatgtccctgtacagtcagacacggccattacacagcacacagcaggggaacatttataagattatctcagcacaggaacattttaaacACAACATatagtggaagttattattattccacgatctattgattaaaattaactttttttttgtggggaaacctCAGTAAATCATGTTGGATATGGAAAATCTcctgacaaatttcctttaatgGGAACCTGCCAGGCCTAAACCACTGCTAGGCCGGGTTCACTTGCAGCATGCTGGGATTGGAATGGGTATGAGGAAATAATggcagatgtgagctgccccgtAGAGtagcactgggccgagtgctagccAACTGTGCACTCGTCCGCTTTCTTTGCCTGTGTGAGCGAGCCCGCGGGGTGAATCGTGGGCACGGTCCCTCATTGCAGACATCCATCATTTTTTGCTAGAGGGAAAGACCTGTGAAGCCAGGCGACACCTGCCCACATAATGGTTTGCTTTGTTCTCAGCTTCCTGGTCCCATCACATCAACCAGTTTTGGCCGTTATGTAAAAATGCAGCAAACGTTGGTGTTTTTATTGTAGTACTTTTAAGCTCTTCCACCATTTTGAAAAAGGGTGGAGCTTAGCCAGAGGTAAACACGAACAACACGCGGATAGCCATGCCGTCTGTATCTAAcactgcaaagtataggagaaactTTCATTTCTTTACCCGAGAAAACAGCtgatgatgacactgatggtagaaaaagacacacggatgacacagagggtaaaaacggacacacggatgacacagagggtaaaaacggacacaaggaTGACACAGAGGgtgaaaacggacacacggatgacacagagggtaaaaacggacacaaggatgacacagagggtaaaaacggacacacggatgacacagagggtaaaaacggacacacggatgacagagggtaaaaacggacacacggatgacacagagggtaaaaacggacacaaggatgacacagggtgaaaacggacacacggatgacacagagggtaaaaacggacacaaggatgacacagagggtaaaaacggacacacggatgacagagggtaaaaacggacacacggatgacagagGGTAAAAACGGACACGGATGACACAGAGggcaaaaacggacacacggatgacacagagggtaaaaacagacacacggatgacacagagggtaaaaacggacacacggatgacacagagggtaaaaacggacacacggatgacacagagggtaaaaacggacacacggatgatacAGAGGGTACACCCAGATCCGCTGACGACACACTAGTGACGGTGATACTATTTATTTGTGTAGGGAaaatactgatgtctgaatgaggtctaggccaggttcacatttatTCAGTGTTCTCTGCTGGACATAAATGCTCAAATTGCAAAAAACTTTATTCAGACGTACATGGATGGCAGCATGTCCATAGATTAAAATGGACAAGACattgctttgttttttttgtttaattctTTTGACTACGTTTTGTCAGGTTTATTTTTTGtagttcaggtttttttttttatacgcttcaaaaaagaaaaaaaaaagtacgttGACCACGTTTTTGTAGCCTCCCTAAAATAAAATTATGTAGACTATGTTTCAACACATCTAAAACATGTTTCCTGTCTGTGCCATTACAACCTAGCTGAAAAAGGAGTTAAAAACAAACGTATGCAGAAGTAGATGGATAGATATGTCAAAATTCACACAGATCTAGTGTCACATATTGCACGCGCTCGCATACGTTTTTAAAACATACAACCTGTACGTACGTCTGCAGATGTGATCCTAGCTGTACTTGAAAACTTATGCAGCAGACTAAATTAAGCAAGTGGTTAGCGTGGGAACACCTTGGACATTTGTCAGAGTGGTTTTCATGAATAGGTGTTGAATGCAGGAGGCAGATAGTTG contains:
- the LOC138674057 gene encoding G-protein coupled receptor 61-like, with translation MTDAGRALLHWLAPPVTGPGMADPCVNGSGNCSPGWPAPLGAAEGIPRYLGLLLMLLLDVVAVAGNVAVAAVILKTPRLRKFLFVVHLCIIDALAALTVMPLGMVASWVAFGESLCQAYISLEVCLSSASILTVSAIHIERYYYIVHPMRYEVKMTLGLAISVLVFIWFQASLTSTVPFLSQHVGSASLGNATRCSLQRNAGGHKKVFVTFFVVVYFVLPLVIILTVYCNVFKVARIAAMQHGPIPSWAASPRQRSNSTGSQTNIVPGNRSHRGSPDRTLGGAKAAFTLMIIGGQFVMCWFPYFVYHVHNALGNGSYKGPASKWENIVKWLAYTSFTVNPFFYGCLNRQIRTELARIPKCFLKQSLDEQLGLSSHEGSVEENFLQFLQRTSCVVERRNSFPTSSTSKLLVNQSTLSFRIPGQILEETPELLEHDPSDGFRSMQMCPRQGNNLGTTK